In Nitrospirota bacterium, a genomic segment contains:
- a CDS encoding 4a-hydroxytetrahydrobiopterin dehydratase gives MDLLKKRCVPCDGGTPVLDKAEADVLIIKEIPLWTLKDGHLFRSFKFRDFKEAMIFVNSLADLAEDEGHHPDICIHYNRVDVELWTHAIKGLSENDFIIAAKADRLT, from the coding sequence ATGGATTTACTTAAAAAGAGATGTGTGCCATGTGATGGAGGGACTCCGGTTCTTGATAAAGCGGAAGCAGATGTCCTGATTATTAAAGAAATCCCTTTATGGACTTTAAAGGATGGGCACTTATTCCGGTCATTTAAGTTCAGGGATTTCAAAGAGGCGATGATATTTGTAAATTCACTGGCTGACCTGGCTGAAGACGAGGGGCATCACCCTGATATCTGCATTCATTATAACAGGGTAGACGTGGAACTCTGGACGCATGCAATAAAAGGACTTTCGGAAAACGATTTCATTATTGCTGCAAAAGCAGATAGACTGACATAA
- a CDS encoding metal ABC transporter ATP-binding protein produces MSENVIIRFSNATIAYQQRTALTDINLEVYQGEFLGIIGPNGSGKTTLLKSILGLVRPSRGSVQIFDCACHKLRCHHKSRIGYIPQKGQIDYDFPVTVRETVMMGRYSSIGLFRRPSNDDSELVKKALIEVEMDRFTDAPLGHLSGGQQQRVLIARALVQQPEVLLMDEPTTGIDTPTQYSMIKLISNLQKNLKLTVLLVTHDINMISPYVDRMALINKQIHAIGSPAEVLDEKILSDIYGKQVVVAKQEGGTYVIVGDYHHA; encoded by the coding sequence ATGTCGGAAAATGTAATAATCAGATTTTCTAATGCAACAATTGCCTATCAGCAGAGGACTGCTTTAACAGACATTAACCTCGAAGTCTATCAGGGGGAATTTCTTGGCATTATCGGGCCAAATGGATCAGGCAAGACCACACTTCTGAAATCCATTCTTGGTCTGGTACGTCCATCCCGGGGATCTGTTCAGATATTCGACTGCGCCTGTCATAAGCTGCGTTGTCACCACAAGTCCCGGATCGGGTATATACCACAGAAAGGTCAAATAGATTATGACTTTCCTGTAACGGTCAGGGAAACGGTTATGATGGGCAGATACAGTTCTATCGGTTTGTTCAGGAGACCTTCAAATGATGACAGCGAACTTGTGAAAAAAGCCCTCATTGAAGTGGAAATGGACCGGTTCACCGACGCGCCGCTGGGACACCTGTCAGGCGGGCAGCAGCAAAGAGTACTGATAGCAAGGGCCTTAGTCCAGCAGCCGGAGGTTCTGCTTATGGATGAACCGACCACTGGTATAGACACACCAACACAGTACAGTATGATTAAACTTATTTCCAATCTTCAGAAAAACCTCAAACTGACAGTACTCCTTGTTACCCATGATATAAACATGATCAGTCCCTATGTGGACAGAATGGCCCTTATAAATAAACAGATTCATGCGATAGGATCACCTGCAGAGGTGCTTGATGAAAAGATACTGAGTGACATATACGGTAAACAGGTAGTAGTTGCTAAGCAAGAGGGCGGGACATATGTAATAGTCGGAGACTACCACCATGCATGA
- a CDS encoding transposase — MARPLRIEYCSALYHVTSRGNERKPIFWDNEDRLIFLDLLTKVNEKYNWLCHAYCLMNNHYHIIIETPEGNLSRGMRQLNGVYTQLFNKKYKRVGHIFQGRYNAVLLQKENHLLETYRYVVLNPVRADLVKRPEEWKWSSYRATAGIDYSHPCHTIDWILGQFDTNKIAAAKKFKEFVWAGIGRESIWIKVSGQILLGDNCFIEKFTTYLKCKEDVKEVPRSQRYVNRPSLECLFDTAVLKEKQSRNLTIIEAIMRYGFSQKEVAEYLKMHYSTISRLINEYGKSRIKT, encoded by the coding sequence ATGGCAAGACCGTTGCGAATAGAATACTGCAGTGCTCTGTATCACGTTACATCAAGAGGCAATGAGCGAAAGCCCATTTTCTGGGATAATGAAGACCGGCTGATATTTTTAGATCTCCTCACTAAAGTGAATGAGAAATACAATTGGCTTTGCCATGCATACTGTCTTATGAACAATCACTACCACATCATTATTGAAACTCCTGAAGGGAACCTCTCCAGGGGAATGAGGCAGTTAAACGGTGTCTATACCCAGTTATTTAACAAAAAGTATAAACGAGTTGGGCACATATTTCAGGGGAGATATAATGCGGTATTGCTCCAGAAGGAAAATCATCTGCTTGAAACTTACAGATATGTGGTTTTAAATCCCGTGAGAGCGGATTTGGTAAAGAGGCCGGAAGAATGGAAATGGAGCAGTTATCGAGCAACTGCCGGAATAGACTATTCTCATCCATGCCATACAATAGACTGGATATTGGGACAGTTTGATACAAACAAAATAGCTGCAGCTAAGAAGTTTAAAGAATTTGTATGGGCCGGGATAGGAAGAGAATCGATCTGGATTAAAGTCAGTGGCCAGATACTGCTTGGTGATAATTGTTTTATTGAGAAATTTACAACTTACTTAAAGTGCAAAGAAGATGTCAAAGAGGTACCAAGAAGCCAGAGATACGTTAACAGACCGAGTCTCGAATGCTTATTTGATACGGCTGTCTTAAAGGAAAAACAGTCACGGAATCTGACTATTATAGAAGCCATTATGAGATATGGATTTAGTCAGAAGGAGGTTGCTGAGTATCTGAAGATGCACTATTCTACGATAAGCAGGTTGATTAATGAATATGGAAAGTCAAGAATCAAGACCTGA
- a CDS encoding zinc ABC transporter substrate-binding protein, with product MKLFAIFRYLTVAVIFISSIFSTSHAATPKKIKVVTTLNILEDFVRNVGGERVEVRSLLSGLESEHTYTPKPSDIIIVKEAQVLVEVGLGLEVWVTSLIKNASNSNLITITTSTGIPLIRGEGTDLHHHNNHLGNPHIWLDPERAKSMIRHITDALSKIDPEGRKYYLSNQAEYFIKIDRMRKDIEKKLSSVKNRRIITHHPAWPYFAQRFNLKIEDNIQMQAGTESSAKHMANLISEIRKGNIKVLVSEPQLNPNIPRAIADETGVRVITLTPIPGGLPGTDTYIEMMEYNGSRLAEALQ from the coding sequence ATGAAATTATTTGCCATTTTCAGATACCTTACTGTTGCGGTTATTTTTATAAGTAGTATCTTCAGTACTTCACATGCCGCAACTCCAAAGAAGATAAAGGTCGTTACTACCCTTAACATTCTGGAAGACTTTGTAAGGAATGTTGGCGGCGAACGGGTGGAGGTAAGAAGCCTGCTTTCGGGACTTGAGAGTGAACATACTTATACTCCAAAACCAAGTGACATAATAATTGTTAAAGAAGCTCAGGTCCTGGTGGAAGTAGGTCTCGGTCTTGAGGTATGGGTAACGTCTCTGATAAAAAACGCATCGAACAGCAATTTGATTACTATTACCACATCAACGGGAATACCTTTAATACGAGGCGAAGGCACAGACCTGCATCATCATAACAACCATCTGGGGAACCCACATATCTGGCTCGATCCCGAACGTGCAAAGAGCATGATACGTCATATTACAGATGCACTGTCAAAGATTGATCCCGAGGGAAGGAAATATTATCTTTCCAATCAGGCCGAATATTTTATAAAGATAGACAGGATGCGCAAGGATATAGAAAAGAAATTGAGTAGTGTTAAAAACCGCAGGATTATTACGCATCACCCGGCATGGCCTTATTTTGCACAGAGGTTTAATCTGAAGATAGAGGATAACATCCAGATGCAGGCAGGTACAGAATCCTCTGCAAAACACATGGCCAATCTAATCAGCGAGATTAGAAAAGGAAACATAAAGGTCCTGGTCTCTGAGCCACAGTTAAATCCAAACATCCCAAGGGCTATAGCAGATGAGACAGGGGTAAGGGTAATTACTCTCACTCCAATACCAGGCGGCCTGCCAGGAACGGACACATACATTGAAATGATGGAGTATAACGGCAGCCGGCTTGCGGAGGCACTGCAGTAA